In Cydia fagiglandana chromosome 9, ilCydFagi1.1, whole genome shotgun sequence, a single window of DNA contains:
- the LOC134667512 gene encoding synaptogyrin, translating to MDTTGAYGGGKAGGAFDPQAFIQRPPVIVRAVCWLFSVIVMGCISAKGWYISKKDGKEYCAYNDDTNACNYGVGISVIAFIASIGFIVGEYLFEQMSSVKTRKHYVLADMGFSAFWAFLYFVGFCYLANAWGKTDDPPIGTANNMQGAIAFCFFSIFAWVGCAFFAFQRFRVGADSAFAPAYEVEGAVASPGAFPAYPGAPDPQPAYSEPPFSQRDQGNMDYTAPTY from the exons ATGGATACGACTGGTGCGTACGGCGGTGGGAAAGCTGGGGGTGCGTTCGACCCTCAGGCCTTCATTCAGAGACCCCCTGTAATCGTCAGGGCGGTTTGTTGG CTCTTCAGCGTGATCGTAATGGGCTGTATATCGGCCAAGGGCTGGTACATCAGCAAGAAAGACGGCAAGGAGTACTGCGCCTACAATGACGATACCAACGCCTGCAACTATGGCGTCGGCATCTCCGTGATCGCGTTCATCGCTTCCATCGGCTTCATTGTGGGGGAATACCTCTTTGAGCAGATGTCGTCTGTGAAAACTAGGAAGCATTATGTGCTCGCGGATATGGGTTTCTCTG CTTTCTGGGCATTCCTGTACTTCGTCGGCTTCTGCTATCTGGCCAATGCATGGGGCAAGACCGACGACCCGCCAATTGGGACTGCCAACAACATGCAGGGGGCTATCGCCTTCTGCTTCTTCTCAATCTTTGCCTGG GTGGGCTGCGCGTTCTTCGCGTTCCAACGGTTCCGCGTGGGCGCGGACTCGGCCTTCGCGCCCGCGTACGAGGTGGAGGGCGCCGTGGCCAGCCCGGGCGCCTTCCCCGCCTACCCCGGCGCGCCCGACCCGCAGCCCGCCTACAGCGAGCCGCCCTTCTCGCAGCGGGACCAAG GAAACATGGACTACACTGCCCCGACCTACTAA